ATCGTCGATACTGCCCCATTGCACGCTGAGAATAACCTAAAAGTGTCAATATTCTTGCTTTTTCTTGAGTTCCTTCTGTTTGTTGCAGTGGTTCATTCAGATAATCCAGAGCATCCCGTAAATAACTCCCAGAGAAGGAAGCAAAAATTCCTCCATATAGGGGAAAATACGGGCGTTGTGCAAAGGTTCGTAAAATCTGGATCATAACTTGATGACAAGCAGCGCTATACACGGGCGCAGTGTTACTAAAACCGTTTGCGAGTAAACTCCAAATCACTGCAAAGGTTAAGTAAGTTGAAATTGACAAATTCGATCCAGCTTTTACATTGTAGGGTTGTTGGTCAAACCAATTCACTAACCCTTTCTGTAAGGACTGCAAAATCACTGCAATTTCTACCCAATCACTGAAGTTCATACCACTTCTGTGTTGGGCAAATTCAATAGCAGATTGTTCCATTGCTAAGGTACGAAACAGTGCTTGGAGACAACTACTGTGTACCTGCTTCGCCCAAGTTGCCCAAGGGCCTTGTTCTCCAGGTACACCTCCAAATCCCAGTGTTCCTCGGCTTTGTTCGTACATCCAGCTAATCAAATGATCCTGTAGCCGTTGCCAAGATGCCACACCACGGGTAATGCCTTCTGAAATTTGCTGAAAATCAGGATTGGCTTGGGCAAATTGCTGTAAAGATTTTGAGACTTGTTGGATTTGCTGTAAGGTGAGAGAATTTTTCCGATTAGGATCGCTTGCTCTTAAGAATGCGGCTAAACGCCCGCTTGAATCAGCCGAAGTAATCTCTTTGACTGCGGAAGTAATCGCTTCTGTGACTTTGCTTTGCTGCTCGGCGCGTTGCCATTGACTCTGAATAGTCTTTATTGCCCTGAGACTGCGGGTTGCCTTAGCTTGCTTGAGTTCGTCTTTTTCAGTATCGACGTGTTGCTGGGTGGAGTTGAGGCGCTCGCTCAAAACCAACTCAAACACTTCTCCTGTACCTACAGTTACACCTTTGAGCAGCATTTGATACACTTGCTCTTGAGAGCTAATCTTGCCCTTAAGGGTGCTTTGAACAATTTCATCGATTAAAGCGAGGTAGCGATCGCGCAATGGCAAAGAGTCAGACACTGTAGCAACCTGAAAGCATTAAAACAATTATGAACTACTTCTCCACAATCGTGCTATTCATCAAGGGCTTTTCGTGTTTTTGCCAATTTTGCGATAAGCTGGGTACAGCTTGCGCTTCGCGATCGCACACCAAGTAGACAATGCACGGTAGACTCACTACTGAGTGTAAAGTTTTTCATATTTCTTTCATTTTTCTTTCCTTTGTAGTAAAGTAGTGGGAAAAATGAGGGAATTATGAAATCTATAAATGAAATATAATCTCAACAGTCGCCAGATACGAAGGCTGCTCTATGTACGTTCGTGGGTTGTAACATCTGGGGTGCTGTTAGGACTCTGGCTGAGTGGGTGCAACTCCACACCGAATGATGCTGTGCAGTCACAGGTAAATCCAACCTTAGGAGAAACCAATACCACAAACCAAAAGACAAAAGACAAAAAGGTAATTCTGACGACGTTTACAGTGATCGCCGACATGGCGCGGAATGTGGCGGGAGATAAGGCGATTGTTGAATCTCTTACCAAACTTGGCTCAGAAATTCATGGTTATGAACCAACACCTAGCGATCTAGTTAAGGCACAAAACGCTGACTTGATTTTAGATAATGGTTTGAACTTAGAACGGTGGGCGGAGAAATTTTATAACAACATCTCTAAGGTTCCTCATGTCACTCTAAGTGCAGATGTTCAACCTGTAGAAATTGCAGAGGATGTTTACAAAGGTAAACCTAACCCCCATGCTTGGATGTCACCACAAAACGCCTTAATTTACGTAGAGAATATTCGCAAAGCGCTAGTTGATTTAGACCCAGCGAATACGAACACCTACAATGCCAACGCTAAGACATACAGCCAGAAGATTAGGGACATTGACCAAAAGCTACGAAAAGAGATGTCAGTGGTTTCACAAGACAAGCGGTACATGGTCAGTTGTGAAGGGGCTTTTTCCTACATCACCCGCGATTATGGCTTAAAAGAAGTATATCTCTGGGCAGTTAACTCAGAACAGCAAGCGACTCCCAAACAGGTTGAAAAGGTTATTAATAAGGTTAAGGCAAATCAAATACCAGTTATTTTTTGTGAAAGTACGGTGAGCGATAAAGCGCAACGTCAAGTAGCCAGGGAAACGGGTGCAAAATTTGGCGGAGTTTTCTATGTTGATTCCCTCTCCTCTCCTGATGGTCCAGCATCGACTTATCTCAAGTTACTGGAACATAACGTCACAACTCTCATTAAAGGATTACAGGGAAGTTAGAGGGACAAATGACCAGTGACCAGTGACCAGTGACCAGTGACCAGTGACCGGTGACCAGTGACCAGTGACCAATGACTAAAAACTAATATGGAATCTATCAGTATTAATGTAGAAAACTTAACAGTTGCCTACCACGGCAAGGTGGCATTGCATGGTGCTTCTTTGCAAATCAAAGCAGGCTCAATTAGTGGGCTGGTTGGAATGAACGGGAGTGGTAAATCAACCCTATTTAAAGCAATTATGGGGTTTGTGAAGCCAACAACGGGGAGGGTATTAATTAACAGCTTGCCTATTAGAATAGTGCAGAAAAAGAATTTGGTGGCATATGTGCCGCAGTCAGAAGAAGTGGACTGGAATTTTCCAGTGAGCGTCCACGAAGTCGTGATGATGGGACGCTACGGATATATGAATGTACTGAGAATTCCCTCTGCAAAAGATAAAAGGGTGGTTCGAGAGAGTTTGGAGAGGGTGCAGATGTGGGAAATGCGCGCTCGCCAAATTGGGGAACTCTCAGGAGGACAAAAAAAACGTGCCTTTTTTGCGCGTGCTTTGGCACAACAAGGAAAAGTCTTACTGTTAGATGAACCATTCACAGGGGTAGATATCAAAACAGAAAAAACCATGATTGACCTATTACTTGAATTGCGAAATATGGGTCATACTATTTTGGTTTCTACCCACGATTTAGCTTCAATTACGACTTTCTGTGACCAAGTAATTCTCATCAACCGCACTATCCTAGCTTACGGCAATACCTCTGAAGTCTTCACAGAAGAAAATCTCTCTCGTACCTTTGGCGGTTCTCTAGGAGATTTGCCATTTAGCAAAAGCCGCTTAGCGCGTGAAAATCAGGAGGCATTGTAATGGAATTGCTACAATGGTTTACCGCACCTATGCAACATGAATTTATGGTGAAGGCAATTCTCATTAGTGCCTTAGTTGGGTTAGTTTGTTCAGTGCTATCTTGTTACATGACACTCAAAGGTTGGGCATTAATGGGGGATGCTGTTTCCCACGCTGTAATGCCTGGGGTAGTCATCGCTTACATTCTCAAAATTCCTTTTGCTGTTGGTGCATTTGTGTTTGGGGTAGGTTCAGTCATTGCCATCGGTTTTATTAAGGAGAAGACGAGAATTAAGGAAGATACAGTCATTGGA
This genomic interval from Scytonema hofmannii PCC 7110 contains the following:
- a CDS encoding metal ABC transporter substrate-binding protein, with product MKYNLNSRQIRRLLYVRSWVVTSGVLLGLWLSGCNSTPNDAVQSQVNPTLGETNTTNQKTKDKKVILTTFTVIADMARNVAGDKAIVESLTKLGSEIHGYEPTPSDLVKAQNADLILDNGLNLERWAEKFYNNISKVPHVTLSADVQPVEIAEDVYKGKPNPHAWMSPQNALIYVENIRKALVDLDPANTNTYNANAKTYSQKIRDIDQKLRKEMSVVSQDKRYMVSCEGAFSYITRDYGLKEVYLWAVNSEQQATPKQVEKVINKVKANQIPVIFCESTVSDKAQRQVARETGAKFGGVFYVDSLSSPDGPASTYLKLLEHNVTTLIKGLQGS
- a CDS encoding metal ABC transporter ATP-binding protein; protein product: MESISINVENLTVAYHGKVALHGASLQIKAGSISGLVGMNGSGKSTLFKAIMGFVKPTTGRVLINSLPIRIVQKKNLVAYVPQSEEVDWNFPVSVHEVVMMGRYGYMNVLRIPSAKDKRVVRESLERVQMWEMRARQIGELSGGQKKRAFFARALAQQGKVLLLDEPFTGVDIKTEKTMIDLLLELRNMGHTILVSTHDLASITTFCDQVILINRTILAYGNTSEVFTEENLSRTFGGSLGDLPFSKSRLARENQEAL
- a CDS encoding tetratricopeptide repeat protein, with amino-acid sequence MSDSLPLRDRYLALIDEIVQSTLKGKISSQEQVYQMLLKGVTVGTGEVFELVLSERLNSTQQHVDTEKDELKQAKATRSLRAIKTIQSQWQRAEQQSKVTEAITSAVKEITSADSSGRLAAFLRASDPNRKNSLTLQQIQQVSKSLQQFAQANPDFQQISEGITRGVASWQRLQDHLISWMYEQSRGTLGFGGVPGEQGPWATWAKQVHSSCLQALFRTLAMEQSAIEFAQHRSGMNFSDWVEIAVILQSLQKGLVNWFDQQPYNVKAGSNLSISTYLTFAVIWSLLANGFSNTAPVYSAACHQVMIQILRTFAQRPYFPLYGGIFASFSGSYLRDALDYLNEPLQQTEGTQEKARILTLLGYSQRAMGQYRRSAEFHSAALEIARNSGDRPCEIANFNHLSRTCVAEKMYAEAINYSQRALILSRQTGDRTGEANALVNLGYSEVMQAQQTEQTEPETYEMAINYLQQGLALSERLGDLQSKALCFSSLGIAYLVIGQPQAAIKHLEDGLQTAQISGDLYLQGLNLANLAEAYYQLQNQEQGVYTGVLGMYLLNQIASIEWRKTAGLLTILQGQIGAEAFSQLLQQNRSKIISVIGVDGYDYIPQLLEEYRRSM